CAAATCGATACAAATATACGTGAATTAGAGGGAGCCTTGATTCGTGTAGTTGCTTATTCTTCATTGGTAAATAAAGATATCTCAACAGAATTAGCAGCCGAGGCATTAAAAGATATTATTCCAAATTCCAAACCGAGAATTATTACAATTCTTGATATTAAGCAGGCAGTTGGAGAACATTATCATATTAAGCTTGAGGACTTTTCAGCAAAAAGACGAACGAAACAAATCGCATTCCCACGTCAAGTTGCGATGTATTTATCTAGAGAACTAACAGATTTCTCTTTACCTAAAATAGGTGAAGAATTTGGTGGGCGTGATCATACAACAGTAATTCATGCACATGAAAAAATCGCCTCATTATTAAAAGACGATCAACAATTACAACAAGATATTAAACAAATACGTAGTATGTTAGGTAAATAAATCTGTGGATAAATGCGAAATTTTTACACAGGATTACGCACAACTTGTTAACATGTGGATAGATTGATTTATCAATAGAAAAATACACTTATCCACAAATCCACAGCGCCTATTACTATATCTATTAAATTCTTTTAAAATAATATAATAATAAGAGAGGTATTATTAATGAAATTTGATATTATGCGAGACCGATTGTTAGATGGGTTAAATGATGTCATGAAAGCCGTAAGTTCAAAAACGACTATTCCAATTTTAACTGGTATTAAAATTGACGTGACTGAAGAAGGAATGCGTTTAACAGGTAGCGATGCTGATATAACGATTCAAACATTTATCCCTATTGAAGAAAATGGTGATCAAGTTATAAATATTGCTGAAACTGGATCCATCGTTTTACAAGCTCGTATGTTCAATGAAATCGTTCGTAAATTACCTACAAATGATGTTGAAATTGAAGTATCTAATGGTTTCCAAACACATATTCGTTCAGGTAAATCAGAATTCCATCTAATTGGCCTAGATCCAACGGAATATCCATCATTACCTGAAATTGCAATGGACCGCCAATTTGCTATTCCAGCAGATTTATTAAAATCAATTATCCGTGAAACAGTATTTGCTGTCGCAACGTCTGAAAGTCGTCCAGTGTTAACTGGTGTTAATTGGCAAATTAAAGATGAAGAATTAATTTGTGTTGCAACTGATAGTCATCGTTTAGCACAAAGAAAAACGAAACTTGAACAACTTCCTACAGATGTACATTCAGTTGTCATTCCTGGTAAAAGTTTAAATGAATTAAACAAAGTACTTGGCGAAACAACTGAGCCTGTTCAGATTGTGATTACAAGCCAACAAGTTCTATTTAAAGCCGAAAATATATTATTCTTCTCACGTTTATTAGAAGGTAATTATCCGGATACTTCACGTTTAATTCCAGAAGAATTTAAAACGAATATTACAATAAATGGCAAACAATTATTACAGGCAATTGACCGTGCATCACTTCTTGCTCGTGAAGATCGTAATAATGTCGTTCGATTTGAAACATTGGAAAGTAATATTGTTGAAATTTCATCTAATTCACCTGAAATCGGTAAAGTTGAAGAACAAATCCAAGTTGAATCATTAAGTGGCGAAAATATCAAAATTTCTTTTAGTGCAAAATATATGATGGAAGCACTAAAAGCAATTGATGGTCAAGATGTTGTAATTGAGTTTACTGGAGCAATGAGACCATTTATTTTACGTTCGGTTCATGATGATGCGATTCTACAATTAATCTTACCTGTTAGAACTTATTAACATGTGGATAAACTGACAAAGAGAAGTTATAAACAGTGGTGATAAATTCTCGCTAGTTCTAAACAAAATTTAATAAACGGTAACAAGGGTGTCTGGAAATTATTATTTTCATGACACCTTTTTTAATATAGATCCATTTAGAAAGCCATTTCGAAAGCTTAGTTTAATACGTGGGATTTTTTGTTTTAAGCTAATCTTGGCGAATTTTTATAAAATTAGGTATCATATATAGATAGATGTATTGTAATCGGAGGAGAAACACCTTGAATGAATTAGTAATTGATACTGAATTTATTACATTAGGTCAAGCATTAAAGCTAACTGATTCCATAAGTTCAGGCGGTATGGCGAAATGGTTTTTACAAGAAAATGATGTATATGTAAATGGGGAAATTGATAATCGACGGGGACGGAAATTATATCATGGAGACGTTATCAATATTCCTGGCACTGGACGATACGTTATCGTAAATACGAACGGTGAAAACTAATGTTCATTGACAATTTATCGCTTACGAATTACCGGAATTATGAGTCGTTAACACTTGATTTTTCTTCAAAAATAAATGTGTTCATTGGTGAAAATGCACAAGGAAAAACGAATGTAATGGAATCCATTTATGTTTTAGCGATGGCAAAATCCCATCGCACAAGCAATGATAAAGAATTAATACGTTGGATTGCTGATTATGGTAAAATAGAAGGTGTTGTACAAAACCGTTACGGTAATTTTCCAATGGAACTAACAATTACCAAAAAAGGTAAAAAAGGGAAAGTAAACCATATTGAACAAACTAAATTAAGTAATTATATTGGCCAAATGAATGTCGTCATGTTTGCACCAGAGGATTTAAATGTTGTAAAAGGGAGTCCTCAAGTGAGAAGGCGTTTTATTGACATGGAAATTGGTCAAATTTCGCCTGTCTATTTACATGATTTATTATCATTTCAAAAAGTTTTGAAACAAAGAAATCATTTACTAAAGATGAATCAAGGTAAATCAAATATGAACGATATGTTATTTGATATTTATACTGAGCAATATATTCAGGCAGCTGTTCAAATTATTCGTAAAAGATTTCAATTTGTTGAACTTTTACAAGAATGGGCGGAACCTATACATTCGGGTATTTCTCGTGGTCTTGAAAAATTGAAGATAAAGTATCAACCTATATCTGGTCTAGACTCCAATTGGACTCAAGATGAAATGACTACATATTTGCAAAAAAAACTAAGTGAAGTTAAACAAAAGGAATTGGAAAGAGGCGTAACATTAGTTGGACCGCATCGTGATGATTTACAATTTCTAGTAAATGATTATGACGTTCAAACATACGGCTCACAAGGACAACAACGTACAACAGCACTTTCTTTAAAACTTGCTGAGATTGAATTAATCAAGCAAGAAACAAAGGAAACACCCATTTTACTTTTGGACGATGTTTTATCTGAATTGGATGATTATAGACAATCTCATTTGTTAAATACCATTCAAGGTGAAGTACAAACTTTTGTTACAACAACAAGCGTAGATGGAATTCATCACGATACAATTAAACATGCAAAAATGTTTCATGTGAAACATGGGACGATCGAACAATAAAATGGGATTGATTTCAGAATAGAAAGTTTTAGTTATATTGATAAAGCTTTGTAAATTTAACACATACTGAAGTTATGAAAGAGTAGGTGAACATGGTGACTTTAGAAGAGGGAAAAGTTCAACATGCTTATGATGCTGAACAGATACAAGTTTTAGAAGGCTTAGAAGCAGTGCGTAAGCGTCCAGGGATGTATATTGGATCAACAAGCTCTAAAGGATTACACCATTTAGTTTGGGAAATCGTAGATAATAGTATCGATGAAGCTTTGGCGGGATATTGTT
Above is a genomic segment from Lysinibacillus sp. PLM2 containing:
- a CDS encoding DNA polymerase III subunit beta, which codes for MKFDIMRDRLLDGLNDVMKAVSSKTTIPILTGIKIDVTEEGMRLTGSDADITIQTFIPIEENGDQVINIAETGSIVLQARMFNEIVRKLPTNDVEIEVSNGFQTHIRSGKSEFHLIGLDPTEYPSLPEIAMDRQFAIPADLLKSIIRETVFAVATSESRPVLTGVNWQIKDEELICVATDSHRLAQRKTKLEQLPTDVHSVVIPGKSLNELNKVLGETTEPVQIVITSQQVLFKAENILFFSRLLEGNYPDTSRLIPEEFKTNITINGKQLLQAIDRASLLAREDRNNVVRFETLESNIVEISSNSPEIGKVEEQIQVESLSGENIKISFSAKYMMEALKAIDGQDVVIEFTGAMRPFILRSVHDDAILQLILPVRTY
- the yaaA gene encoding hypothetical protein, with product MNELVIDTEFITLGQALKLTDSISSGGMAKWFLQENDVYVNGEIDNRRGRKLYHGDVINIPGTGRYVIVNTNGEN
- the recF gene encoding DNA replication and repair protein RecF, giving the protein MFIDNLSLTNYRNYESLTLDFSSKINVFIGENAQGKTNVMESIYVLAMAKSHRTSNDKELIRWIADYGKIEGVVQNRYGNFPMELTITKKGKKGKVNHIEQTKLSNYIGQMNVVMFAPEDLNVVKGSPQVRRRFIDMEIGQISPVYLHDLLSFQKVLKQRNHLLKMNQGKSNMNDMLFDIYTEQYIQAAVQIIRKRFQFVELLQEWAEPIHSGISRGLEKLKIKYQPISGLDSNWTQDEMTTYLQKKLSEVKQKELERGVTLVGPHRDDLQFLVNDYDVQTYGSQGQQRTTALSLKLAEIELIKQETKETPILLLDDVLSELDDYRQSHLLNTIQGEVQTFVTTTSVDGIHHDTIKHAKMFHVKHGTIEQ